The Serratia rhizosphaerae genome has a segment encoding these proteins:
- a CDS encoding LysR family transcriptional regulator has product MNFTSDNIELFLAVLERGSFSAAARALRRVPSAVSMGIANMEAELGFQLFDRSHREPTPTAMALALAPHARLIADQLKQLQIHAIELSQGLESTLSIGVASDINTEKLLAAVKTLSERYPLLNIELLSAPQDEALHLLHQGRVSVCLAFGGLNVNIKEQFHFVGSESLIATLSSRHAALAQGDERLFLEDLVNVRQIVVASRDLPMADLRPRVAETYWRTDSLQTALNMVEAGLGWGNFPQSLIAPLLAQGRLTRLTFKNTKNELRLPMHLIWLKNQPLQKAARELVALMQAP; this is encoded by the coding sequence ATGAATTTCACCAGCGACAATATTGAGCTGTTCTTGGCGGTACTGGAGCGCGGTTCGTTTTCCGCCGCCGCGCGCGCGCTGCGGCGCGTGCCTTCGGCGGTCAGCATGGGGATCGCCAATATGGAGGCTGAACTGGGCTTTCAACTGTTCGATCGCTCACACCGCGAGCCGACGCCGACCGCCATGGCGCTGGCACTGGCGCCGCATGCGCGCCTGATCGCCGATCAGTTGAAACAGCTGCAGATCCACGCCATTGAACTGTCTCAGGGGCTGGAGAGCACGCTGTCGATCGGCGTGGCGTCGGACATCAATACGGAAAAGCTGCTGGCGGCGGTGAAAACCTTGTCCGAACGTTATCCGCTGTTGAATATCGAGTTGCTGAGCGCGCCGCAGGACGAGGCGCTGCATCTGCTGCATCAGGGCAGGGTGAGCGTTTGTCTGGCGTTTGGCGGGCTGAACGTCAATATCAAGGAGCAGTTCCATTTTGTCGGCAGCGAGTCGCTGATCGCCACGCTGTCGTCGCGGCATGCGGCGTTGGCGCAGGGCGACGAGCGGCTGTTTCTGGAGGATCTGGTCAACGTGCGTCAGATCGTGGTCGCCAGCCGGGATCTGCCGATGGCCGATCTGCGGCCGCGGGTGGCGGAAACCTATTGGCGCACCGACAGCCTGCAAACGGCGCTGAACATGGTGGAGGCCGGACTGGGGTGGGGCAATTTCCCGCAGTCGCTGATTGCGCCGCTGCTGGCGCAGGGGCGGCTGACGCGGCTGACGTTTAAAAACACCAAAAATGAGCTGCGCCTGCCGATGCACCTGATCTGGCTGAAGAATCAGCCGCTGCAAAAAGCCGCGCGCGAACTGGTGGCGCTGATGCAGGCGCCATAG
- a CDS encoding MetQ/NlpA family lipoprotein codes for MAIYRRCAILAAAMTASLLLAGCDRQDDRHHIKVGVINGAEQDVAEVAKQVAKEKYGLEVELFGFSGALLPNDATDKGELDANVFQHRPFLAQQNKDRGYHLTAVGNTFVFPIAGYSKKVKSVNQLRDGAVIAIPNDPTNLGRALLLMQKTGLIALKPGKGLLPTALDISANPHNYRIIELEGAQLPQVLDDPSVDVAIISTTYINQTGLTPTKDSIFIEDKDSPYVNIVVAREDNKDAPKVQEFLKAYQSDEVAAAAEKIFNGGAVKGW; via the coding sequence ATGGCAATTTACCGGCGTTGCGCCATATTGGCGGCGGCCATGACGGCCTCGCTGCTGTTAGCAGGCTGCGATCGGCAAGACGATCGCCACCATATCAAGGTCGGCGTGATTAACGGTGCCGAGCAGGACGTGGCGGAGGTGGCGAAGCAGGTCGCCAAGGAAAAATATGGCCTGGAGGTCGAGCTGTTCGGCTTCAGCGGCGCCCTGCTGCCCAACGACGCCACCGATAAGGGCGAGCTGGACGCCAACGTCTTCCAGCACCGTCCGTTTCTGGCGCAGCAGAACAAAGACCGCGGCTATCATCTGACGGCAGTCGGCAACACCTTTGTCTTCCCGATTGCCGGCTACTCGAAAAAGGTTAAATCGGTCAATCAGCTGCGGGACGGCGCGGTGATCGCCATTCCCAACGACCCGACCAACCTCGGGCGCGCGCTGCTGCTGATGCAGAAAACCGGGCTGATCGCGTTAAAACCCGGTAAAGGCCTGCTGCCCACCGCGCTGGATATCAGCGCCAACCCGCACAACTACCGCATTATCGAGCTGGAAGGCGCGCAGCTGCCTCAGGTGCTGGACGACCCGAGCGTCGACGTGGCGATTATCAGCACCACCTACATCAACCAGACCGGGCTGACCCCCACCAAAGACAGCATCTTTATTGAAGACAAGGATTCGCCGTACGTGAATATCGTTGTGGCGCGCGAAGACAACAAGGATGCGCCGAAGGTGCAGGAGTTCCTCAAGGCGTATCAGTCTGATGAAGTCGCAGCGGCGGCGGAAAAGATCTTTAACGGCGGCGCCGTCAAAGGCTGGTAA
- the pbpG gene encoding D-alanyl-D-alanine endopeptidase, with translation MAPQALASENTASLHATQPELASGSAMVVDMQNHKVLYARNPDEVVPIASITKLMTAMVTLDAHLPLDEMLKVDIHQTPEMKGVYSRVRLNSEVSRKEMLLLALMSSENRAAASLAHHYPGGYNAFIKAMNAKAKALGMTHTRYVEPTGLSIHNVSTARDLTKLLLATKRYPLIGQLSTTAESTATFKDPSYSLPFRNTNHLVYNKKWNIQLTKTGFTNQAGHCLAMRTMIGNRSVSLVVLDAFGKYTHFADASRLRTWIETGKVVPVPAAARDYRRQKDARLANNDAE, from the coding sequence CTGGCGCCGCAGGCGCTGGCCAGCGAAAACACCGCCTCGCTGCATGCGACGCAGCCTGAACTGGCTTCCGGCAGCGCCATGGTGGTGGATATGCAAAATCATAAAGTGCTTTACGCCCGTAACCCGGATGAAGTGGTGCCGATCGCCTCGATCACCAAACTGATGACGGCGATGGTGACGCTGGATGCGCACCTGCCGCTCGACGAAATGCTGAAGGTGGATATCCATCAGACGCCGGAAATGAAGGGCGTCTATTCGCGGGTGCGGCTGAACAGCGAGGTCAGCCGTAAAGAGATGCTGCTGCTGGCGCTGATGTCGTCGGAAAACCGCGCCGCCGCCAGCCTGGCGCACCACTATCCGGGCGGCTACAACGCCTTTATCAAGGCGATGAACGCCAAGGCCAAAGCGCTGGGCATGACGCATACCCGCTATGTGGAACCTACCGGGCTGTCGATTCATAACGTCTCCACCGCCCGCGACCTGACCAAGCTGCTGCTGGCCACCAAGCGCTACCCGCTGATCGGTCAGTTGAGCACCACCGCCGAGAGCACGGCGACCTTCAAGGATCCGAGCTACAGTCTGCCGTTCCGCAATACCAACCATCTGGTTTATAACAAGAAGTGGAATATTCAGCTGACCAAGACCGGCTTTACCAATCAGGCCGGGCACTGCCTGGCGATGCGCACCATGATCGGCAACCGTTCGGTATCGCTGGTGGTGCTGGACGCCTTCGGCAAATACACCCACTTCGCCGACGCCAGCCGGCTGCGCACCTGGATTGAGACCGGCAAAGTAGTGCCGGTGCCCGCCGCCGCCCGCGACTACCGCCGGCAGAAAGACGCCCGCCTGGCGAATAACGACGCCGAATAA
- a CDS encoding MarR family winged helix-turn-helix transcriptional regulator, with protein sequence MGDQSPITLDKLMCFAVYSTNLALNRVYQPLLDEMGLTYPQYLVLILLLEQDGLTVGEISERLFIDASTTTPLLKRLESHGYVVRVRSSEDQRQVHVRVTPQARQLREGIDSLYPQLLCSAGLDETRLRGLKQELEAVRSALTAR encoded by the coding sequence ATGGGCGACCAATCACCTATCACGCTTGATAAGTTGATGTGCTTTGCCGTGTATTCGACCAATCTGGCGTTGAACCGCGTGTATCAGCCACTGCTGGATGAGATGGGCCTGACCTATCCGCAATATCTGGTATTGATTTTACTACTGGAACAGGACGGGCTGACCGTCGGCGAGATTAGCGAACGGCTGTTTATTGACGCCAGCACCACCACGCCGTTGCTGAAACGGCTGGAAAGCCACGGCTATGTGGTACGGGTGCGCAGCAGTGAGGATCAGCGGCAGGTGCACGTGCGGGTAACGCCGCAGGCGCGGCAGCTGCGTGAGGGCATCGACAGCCTCTATCCACAGTTGCTGTGTTCGGCCGGGCTGGATGAAACACGGCTGCGCGGACTGAAGCAGGAGCTGGAAGCGGTGCGCAGTGCGCTGACGGCGCGCTGA
- a CDS encoding DMT family transporter, giving the protein MNKSLTLAYLGIIIATFFWGTNFNAGAYIVSHQPPITASLERFAIATLVMLTVFGLRGQLRLSTLKNNWPAYLGLGLLGFTLFNLSTFFGLQSTTPVNGALILATTPLWTLVFGLIWEHEKLSWPRAAGLLCGLTGVVLVITQGDVQILLRLNVSRGDGIILLGSLAWALNMVGTRRWVRNATPVETTSYSMLFGTLALLPLAFYFETPWHNITGSALSVHAAVLYLALCGSLLAYLLWFNGLAQVGAVRTAIFFNLAPVFTLLVSTLTGHAPNGWQLGGAVWVILGVLLTSGVLNPLWQRRVNAASHLGEG; this is encoded by the coding sequence ATGAACAAATCGCTGACGCTAGCCTATCTGGGCATCATCATCGCCACCTTCTTCTGGGGCACCAACTTCAATGCCGGCGCGTATATCGTCTCCCACCAGCCGCCGATCACCGCCTCGCTCGAGCGCTTTGCCATCGCCACGCTGGTGATGCTGACCGTCTTCGGCCTGCGCGGCCAGCTGCGGCTGAGCACGCTGAAAAATAACTGGCCAGCGTATCTTGGGCTGGGGCTGCTGGGCTTTACGCTGTTTAACCTGAGCACCTTTTTCGGCCTGCAGTCCACCACGCCGGTCAACGGCGCGCTGATCCTCGCCACCACGCCGCTGTGGACGCTGGTGTTCGGCCTGATCTGGGAGCATGAAAAACTAAGCTGGCCACGCGCCGCCGGGCTGCTGTGCGGCCTGACCGGCGTGGTTCTGGTGATCACCCAGGGCGATGTACAGATTCTGCTGCGGCTTAACGTCAGCCGCGGCGACGGCATTATTTTGCTCGGCAGCCTCGCCTGGGCGCTGAATATGGTCGGCACCAGACGCTGGGTGCGTAACGCCACGCCGGTTGAAACCACCAGCTACTCCATGCTGTTCGGCACGCTGGCGCTGCTGCCGCTCGCCTTTTACTTCGAAACGCCGTGGCACAACATCACCGGCAGCGCGCTGAGCGTACACGCCGCGGTGCTGTATCTGGCGCTGTGCGGCTCGCTGCTGGCCTACCTGCTGTGGTTTAACGGTCTGGCACAGGTCGGCGCGGTGCGCACCGCGATTTTCTTTAATCTGGCGCCGGTGTTTACCCTGCTGGTATCCACGCTGACCGGACACGCGCCTAACGGCTGGCAGTTGGGCGGCGCGGTCTGGGTAATTCTCGGCGTGTTGCTGACGTCCGGCGTGCTGAACCCGCTGTGGCAGCGGCGGGTTAACGCGGCGTCACATCTCGGCGAAGGGTAA
- the ansP gene encoding L-asparagine permease: MKSHTKSAHDKHAARRRWLDSHESGYHKSMGNRQIQMIAIGGSIGTGLFLGTGGRLELAGPALALVYLTCGIFSFFILRALGELVLHRPSSGSFVSYAREFLGEKASYVAGWMYFLNWAMTGIVDITAVALYMHYWGTFADVPQWLFALGALGIVATMNMIGVKWFAEMEFWFALIKVAAIALFLIVGVVFLGLDKPVDGNTTGLHLISDNGGLFPHGLLPALVLVQGVIFAFAGIELIGTAAGECKDPEKMLPKAINSVIWRIALFYVGSVVLLVLLLPWNAYQAGQSPFVTFFSKLGVPYVGTIMNIVVLTAALSSLNSGLYSTGRILRSLSMGGSAPKFMAKMSSQQVPYAGILVTCGIYVIGVILNYLVPSQVFEIVLNIASLGIITSWVFIIVCQLRLRKAIKEGKAKPVSFKMPGAPFTSWLTLLFLAVVVVMMAFDYPNGTWTVATIPLLAILLLLGWFGLRKRAAEVRLEQQAHEQQSLK, translated from the coding sequence ATGAAATCACACACAAAATCCGCGCATGATAAACACGCGGCCAGAAGACGTTGGTTGGACTCCCATGAATCCGGTTATCACAAAAGCATGGGCAACCGGCAAATCCAGATGATCGCCATCGGCGGCTCCATCGGCACCGGTTTATTCCTCGGCACCGGCGGACGCCTGGAACTGGCCGGTCCGGCACTGGCGCTGGTGTATCTAACCTGCGGCATCTTCTCGTTCTTTATTCTGCGCGCGCTGGGCGAGCTGGTGCTGCACCGCCCCTCCAGCGGCAGTTTTGTCTCCTATGCGCGTGAGTTCCTCGGCGAAAAGGCCTCTTACGTCGCCGGCTGGATGTATTTCCTCAACTGGGCGATGACCGGCATCGTCGATATCACCGCCGTCGCGCTGTATATGCACTACTGGGGCACCTTCGCCGACGTGCCGCAGTGGCTGTTCGCCCTCGGCGCGCTCGGCATCGTCGCCACCATGAATATGATCGGCGTAAAATGGTTCGCCGAAATGGAGTTCTGGTTTGCGCTGATCAAGGTGGCGGCCATTGCGCTGTTCCTGATCGTCGGCGTGGTGTTCCTCGGCCTGGACAAGCCGGTTGACGGCAACACCACCGGCCTGCACCTGATTTCCGATAACGGCGGCCTGTTCCCGCACGGCCTGCTGCCGGCGCTGGTGCTGGTGCAGGGGGTCATCTTCGCCTTCGCCGGCATTGAGCTGATCGGCACCGCCGCCGGCGAATGCAAAGACCCGGAAAAAATGCTGCCGAAGGCGATAAACAGCGTGATCTGGCGTATCGCCCTGTTCTATGTCGGCTCCGTGGTGCTGCTGGTGCTGCTGCTGCCGTGGAACGCCTATCAGGCCGGCCAGAGCCCGTTCGTCACCTTCTTCAGCAAGCTCGGCGTGCCTTACGTCGGCACCATCATGAATATCGTGGTGCTGACCGCCGCGCTGTCCAGCCTGAACTCCGGCCTGTACTCAACCGGCCGTATTCTGCGCTCGCTGTCGATGGGCGGTTCCGCGCCGAAGTTTATGGCTAAAATGAGCAGCCAGCAGGTGCCGTACGCCGGCATTCTGGTGACCTGCGGCATTTACGTGATCGGCGTGATCCTCAACTATCTGGTACCGTCGCAGGTGTTTGAAATCGTGCTGAACATCGCCTCGCTGGGCATTATCACCTCCTGGGTGTTTATCATCGTCTGCCAGCTGCGCCTGCGTAAAGCCATCAAAGAGGGCAAAGCCAAACCGGTCAGCTTCAAAATGCCGGGCGCGCCGTTCACCTCCTGGCTGACGCTGCTGTTTTTGGCGGTGGTGGTGGTAATGATGGCGTTCGATTACCCGAACGGCACCTGGACCGTCGCCACCATTCCGCTGCTGGCCATCCTGCTGCTGCTCGGCTGGTTCGGCCTGCGTAAACGCGCAGCGGAAGTGCGCCTGGAGCAGCAGGCCCATGAACAACAATCCCTGAAATAA
- a CDS encoding adenosylhomocysteinase: MYQDFDRELAWAMRHMPRTRAAVAALPDLQGVRLACNMHLDLKMAPLVAGLLEKGAEIYLTTCNPTTVQDDVVAWLTQRGAQAHAWRGMSDADWSDSFDRALAWEPTHLCEMGADLTTRLHQSSGGPQIKAGLEATGSGISRLNGVSPRYPIFNWDDLPVKEGLHNRHMVGLTAWHTFFQTTHLTLHEKQVLVIGYGLVGQGVAAAARAYGGQVTVAEVDPARALQARYDGWTVMDLDQAASQAEVIATATGAKNVLSASQLAQLRDGAFILNVGHVAEEIDVAFLQRLPHQEPMPFVDAYRLGDKTLYLLANGSMFNLTAGYGDSLNAFDVTLAVMAAGIGHIVGDGAAQPAGLYLLPQSAWQPAL, encoded by the coding sequence ATGTATCAGGATTTTGACCGCGAACTGGCATGGGCGATGCGCCATATGCCGCGTACCCGTGCGGCGGTGGCGGCGCTGCCGGATCTGCAGGGCGTGCGGCTGGCGTGCAATATGCATCTGGATCTGAAAATGGCGCCGCTGGTGGCCGGCCTGCTGGAGAAAGGGGCGGAGATTTACCTGACCACCTGCAACCCGACCACGGTGCAGGATGACGTGGTGGCCTGGTTGACGCAGCGGGGCGCGCAGGCGCACGCCTGGCGCGGTATGTCCGACGCCGACTGGTCCGATTCTTTCGACCGTGCGCTGGCCTGGGAGCCGACGCACCTGTGTGAGATGGGCGCGGATCTGACCACACGGCTGCATCAGTCGTCCGGCGGGCCGCAGATTAAAGCCGGGCTGGAGGCAACCGGTTCGGGTATCAGCCGTCTGAACGGCGTGTCGCCGCGCTATCCGATTTTCAACTGGGACGATCTGCCGGTGAAAGAAGGGCTGCATAACCGGCATATGGTCGGCCTGACCGCCTGGCACACCTTTTTCCAGACTACCCACCTGACGCTGCATGAAAAACAGGTGCTGGTGATTGGCTACGGGCTGGTCGGACAGGGCGTGGCCGCGGCGGCCAGGGCCTATGGCGGGCAGGTGACGGTGGCGGAAGTGGATCCGGCGCGTGCGTTACAGGCGCGCTATGACGGCTGGACGGTGATGGATTTAGATCAGGCGGCGTCGCAGGCTGAGGTGATCGCCACCGCCACCGGGGCGAAAAACGTGTTGTCCGCCAGCCAGTTGGCGCAGCTCAGGGACGGTGCGTTTATTCTCAACGTCGGCCATGTGGCGGAAGAGATTGACGTCGCCTTCCTGCAGCGCCTGCCGCATCAGGAACCGATGCCGTTTGTCGACGCTTATCGGCTGGGGGACAAAACGCTCTATCTGCTGGCGAACGGCTCGATGTTTAACCTGACGGCCGGCTACGGCGACAGCCTCAACGCCTTTGACGTCACGCTGGCGGTGATGGCGGCCGGCATCGGCCATATTGTCGGCGACGGCGCGGCACAGCCGGCGGGGCTGTATCTGCTGCCGCAGTCGGCCTGGCAGCCGGCGCTGTAA
- a CDS encoding arylamine N-acetyltransferase family protein, translated as MDIQRYLQHIAFDATPRVDLDTLQRLHHGHMLAVPFENLSIIYHQGIDLREQALFDKVINRRRGGFCYELNRLFAALLRQLGFTVTAVAGEVRARDGQFGPPFDHLALIVTLDRPYLVDVGFGDAFLTPLTLDDTPQPQASGTFHLEQEGDYFYLERRNGDRNSHAKTLYRFTLQPRAFDEFDAMCHYHSHSPQSGFTQRLICSRPTANGRITLSDNKLIITADHQRTESTLHDEQQRRAALLRHFAIRL; from the coding sequence GTGGATATTCAACGCTACCTGCAACACATCGCCTTTGACGCCACGCCGCGTGTGGATCTGGACACGCTGCAACGCCTGCACCACGGCCATATGCTGGCGGTGCCGTTTGAAAATCTGAGTATTATTTACCATCAGGGCATCGACCTGCGCGAACAGGCGCTGTTCGACAAGGTGATCAACCGCCGGCGCGGCGGCTTCTGCTATGAACTGAACCGGCTGTTCGCCGCGTTGCTGCGGCAGCTCGGTTTTACGGTGACGGCGGTTGCCGGTGAGGTGCGCGCCCGCGACGGCCAGTTCGGCCCGCCGTTTGACCATCTGGCGCTGATCGTCACGCTGGACCGACCCTATCTGGTGGACGTCGGCTTCGGCGACGCCTTTCTGACGCCGCTGACCCTGGATGATACGCCGCAGCCGCAGGCCAGCGGCACCTTTCATCTGGAGCAGGAAGGCGACTATTTTTATCTGGAGCGGCGTAACGGCGATCGCAACTCACATGCCAAAACGCTGTATCGCTTTACGCTGCAGCCGCGCGCGTTCGACGAGTTTGACGCCATGTGCCACTACCACAGCCATTCGCCGCAGTCGGGATTTACCCAGCGGCTTATCTGCTCCCGCCCCACCGCCAACGGGCGCATTACGCTGAGCGATAACAAACTGATTATTACCGCCGACCATCAGCGTACGGAAAGCACGCTGCATGACGAACAGCAGCGGCGCGCGGCGCTGCTGCGTCACTTCGCCATCAGGCTATAG
- a CDS encoding PACE efflux transporter — translation MQGVKRKLVYVTAYEIIGMTISALGLALLSGSAPSSTGPLAVIITTIAVSWNFIYNCLFEWWESRQASRTRTVKRRILHAVGFQLTLVVYLIPLIAWWMGISLTQALLLDMALIVIIPCYTFVYNWAFDKLFGLPASALPAEESD, via the coding sequence ATGCAAGGCGTCAAACGCAAACTGGTTTATGTCACCGCCTATGAAATTATCGGCATGACGATTTCCGCGCTCGGATTAGCGCTGCTGTCCGGCAGCGCCCCCAGCAGCACCGGGCCGCTGGCAGTGATCATCACCACCATCGCGGTCAGCTGGAATTTTATCTATAACTGCCTGTTTGAATGGTGGGAGAGCCGCCAGGCGTCGCGCACCCGAACGGTGAAACGGCGCATTCTGCACGCCGTTGGTTTTCAGCTGACGCTGGTGGTGTACCTGATTCCGCTGATTGCCTGGTGGATGGGGATTTCGCTGACGCAGGCGCTGCTGCTGGATATGGCGCTGATCGTCATTATTCCGTGCTACACCTTCGTCTATAACTGGGCGTTCGATAAACTGTTCGGCCTGCCGGCCTCGGCGCTGCCGGCAGAAGAATCCGACTGA
- a CDS encoding DedA family protein, which produces MTDLAHYITDYGYWALFIGCLAEGETITLLGGIAAHEGLLHLPWVMAVVALGGTLGDQLLYFAGRRFGGRAIARLKSQRQRINRAKRLIARHPMLFVIGVRFMYGFRIIGPVLIGASRLPPSRFVPLNILGALLWSAIFVLLGYFGGQALERVINGFHNKLFVVLLLAAVAAALWLARRWWHRRTEQ; this is translated from the coding sequence ATGACCGATTTGGCCCACTATATTACGGATTATGGTTACTGGGCGCTGTTTATCGGCTGTCTGGCTGAAGGGGAAACCATCACCCTTCTCGGCGGCATCGCGGCGCACGAAGGGCTGCTGCACCTACCTTGGGTAATGGCAGTGGTGGCGCTCGGCGGCACGCTGGGGGATCAACTGCTGTATTTTGCCGGCCGCCGCTTCGGCGGCCGGGCGATCGCACGGCTGAAAAGCCAGCGTCAGCGCATCAACCGCGCCAAACGGCTGATTGCCCGTCATCCGATGCTGTTTGTGATTGGCGTACGCTTTATGTACGGCTTCCGGATTATCGGCCCGGTGCTGATCGGCGCCAGCCGGCTGCCGCCTTCGCGCTTTGTGCCGCTGAATATTCTCGGCGCGCTGCTGTGGTCAGCGATCTTCGTGCTGCTGGGGTATTTCGGCGGTCAGGCGCTGGAGCGCGTGATTAACGGCTTCCATAATAAGCTGTTCGTCGTGCTGCTGCTGGCCGCCGTTGCCGCCGCGCTGTGGCTGGCGCGCCGCTGGTGGCATCGGCGCACAGAGCAGTGA
- a CDS encoding LysR family transcriptional regulator, whose translation MFNWEDLHYFLAFAAERSLSGAARRLQVDHATVARRIASLEAALALKLVDRRPRSYTLTEDGKRIAAQGDGMTLAAFAVDRAAHGGRQGIAGTVNLSVPPAMAQGLIAPRLGALRRQYPALRLNLLAATAHASLLRGEADIAVRLSRASESEVVARKIGTVEFGLYAAADYLADTPEDERGFIGYHQEMASSMQQQWLLEQAGARPLVMCSNDLLVQAAAARGGAGVALLPHFLAQQDGGLQRLSSQQALTREIWLTVHDDMRHTPAIAAVMAFLLECYANVAGVTRLVDIAG comes from the coding sequence ATGTTTAACTGGGAAGATTTGCATTACTTTTTAGCGTTTGCGGCGGAACGCTCGCTGTCCGGCGCCGCCCGCCGGCTGCAGGTCGATCATGCGACGGTAGCGCGGCGCATTGCCAGCCTGGAAGCAGCGTTGGCGCTGAAGCTGGTGGATCGCCGTCCGCGCAGCTATACGCTGACCGAAGACGGTAAGCGCATTGCCGCTCAGGGCGACGGCATGACGCTGGCGGCATTTGCCGTCGATCGCGCGGCGCACGGCGGCCGGCAGGGCATTGCCGGTACGGTAAACCTCAGTGTGCCGCCGGCGATGGCACAAGGGCTGATTGCACCGCGCCTGGGAGCGCTGCGGCGGCAGTATCCGGCGCTGCGCCTTAACCTGCTGGCCGCCACCGCCCATGCCTCGCTGCTGCGCGGTGAAGCGGATATCGCCGTCCGGCTGAGCCGCGCCAGCGAAAGTGAGGTGGTGGCGCGTAAAATCGGCACGGTGGAGTTTGGTCTGTATGCGGCGGCGGACTATTTGGCGGACACGCCCGAGGACGAGCGTGGCTTTATCGGTTATCACCAGGAGATGGCGTCGTCAATGCAGCAGCAGTGGCTGCTGGAGCAGGCCGGCGCACGGCCGCTGGTGATGTGCAGCAATGATTTGCTGGTGCAGGCCGCGGCGGCGCGCGGCGGCGCCGGGGTGGCGCTGCTGCCGCATTTTCTGGCTCAGCAGGACGGCGGGCTGCAACGGCTGTCGTCGCAGCAGGCGCTGACGCGCGAAATCTGGCTGACGGTGCACGATGATATGCGCCACACGCCGGCGATTGCCGCGGTCATGGCATTTCTGCTTGAGTGCTACGCTAACGTGGCGGGCGTCACCCGGCTGGTGGATATTGCCGGGTAA
- a CDS encoding DUF808 domain-containing protein, with translation MAGSSLLTLIDDIASLLDDVSLMSKMAAKKTAGVLGDDLALNAQQVTGVKADRELPVVWNVAKGSFINKAILVPLALLIGTFAPWAITPLLMIGGAYLCYEGFEKVFHSLTHKPEQGEQREALNPNEDVAAYEKRKVKGAVRTDFVLSAEIIAITLGTVAGASFTQQLIVLCGIAIVMTIGVYGIVAGIVKLDDLGLYLSRKSSALARSIGSGIVSAAPFLMKTLSIVGTIAMFMVGGGILTHGLPAVHHLFEDWAAHIAVAPTFDHILQGIVPSLLNVAFGFVAGGVVLLLVSMIGAVRARFKA, from the coding sequence TTGGCTGGAAGTAGCTTACTGACCCTGATTGATGACATCGCCTCGTTATTGGACGATGTCTCGCTGATGAGCAAAATGGCGGCGAAAAAGACCGCCGGGGTATTGGGGGACGACCTGGCGCTGAACGCGCAGCAGGTCACCGGCGTTAAGGCCGACCGGGAACTGCCGGTGGTGTGGAACGTGGCGAAAGGCTCGTTTATCAACAAGGCGATTCTGGTGCCGCTGGCGCTGCTGATTGGCACTTTTGCGCCCTGGGCGATCACGCCGCTGCTGATGATTGGCGGCGCCTACCTGTGCTATGAAGGCTTTGAGAAGGTATTTCACAGCCTGACGCATAAGCCGGAACAGGGGGAACAGCGTGAAGCGCTGAATCCGAACGAGGACGTAGCGGCTTATGAAAAGCGTAAGGTAAAGGGCGCGGTGCGCACCGACTTTGTGCTGTCCGCCGAGATTATCGCCATTACTCTGGGCACCGTGGCCGGAGCCAGCTTTACCCAGCAGCTGATCGTGCTGTGCGGCATCGCCATTGTGATGACCATCGGCGTGTACGGCATCGTTGCCGGCATCGTCAAACTGGACGACCTGGGGCTGTATTTAAGCCGTAAAAGCAGCGCGCTGGCGCGCAGCATCGGCAGCGGCATTGTCAGCGCCGCGCCGTTCCTGATGAAAACGCTGTCGATCGTAGGCACCATCGCCATGTTTATGGTGGGGGGCGGCATTCTGACCCACGGCCTGCCGGCGGTGCATCACCTGTTTGAAGACTGGGCGGCGCATATTGCGGTCGCACCGACGTTTGACCATATCCTGCAGGGCATCGTGCCTTCGCTGCTGAACGTGGCGTTCGGCTTTGTCGCCGGCGGCGTGGTGTTGCTGCTGGTATCGATGATCGGCGCGGTACGCGCGCGTTTTAAAGCCTGA